TTCCACACCAGGTGGCCACAAAACAAATCATTCTGAACGAAACATTCTATAGCATCATAAAATATGATAATGTACGTGGGAACCAAATGCATAGGCCTCACGACCTTAAATGAGCCTCTTGTTTTTAGCTTATTTTTCTGACTGATGAAGCCAAAACATCCACGTTCTACAGAggcaagaaaaaaattacaactgaTCTATGATGTACATCAAACCTGGCACACGGGTTTGGTGTAACTCACACCTACACTCCAATTCAGAAACAAGGTTAATCGAAACAGAAAAGTAAAGAGATTGATTGGGTTATTGTGGAACTGGTTGATTCTACCTGCGCTTTACTTCAGTTTTCGACCGAACCTCTCTAAGCCTCCCATCAGTTCCGTAGTCTTTCTCCATCACCAGATTGATACCTTCTTCTGAGTACCACCCAACCCCTATACAGAGCACACCATCTTTGTCGATATCAACATAGGCAGTGACACCACCGGGTAACCAAAGCACAGTGACGTCTTGCATGtcgagcagctcctcctcccCAAAGAAAACTGAGCTCTCTGGCATGGTTCTCTTCTTCACAGTCTCCATGCATAAGTATACAAAAAAAGCACCACCCTCTAGTTCTTGCATTTCATCACTGAAAATTGGTGTTGCACTAACTTCATATACTTTCCAGGAACCTGTCAGTTCTGATGGTTTGGTCCGGTTTCTTTGAGAGAAAGGTTTAAGGTTAATTGTTGTATCGCTGCAGAGAAGATAAATGCGATCTATTAAAAAAGCCTGGCAAAGTCTTTCAGGGAAAAAAAAAGCTTGTACAGTCAATATTGTTCCAAAGTAGGCACAATCTACACCCAGACCACACGGAACTATTTCTCttgttaggaaaaaaaaaagattatcatTCAGCTCATCTGGTCCATTCCTGTCCCACATGAACAGAAAATCTGGAGCTATTCAATCAAGTGCCTCATGTTTCGACTTTAAGGTTTCACAATTTCTCTGGTTAGCGTCTGCATAGTGTTACTGGTGAACCAAGGTTTACATTCAAAGCACCCAGTCAATATAGGAGTGCCAGAAAATTGTACCAAGAAAAGCTTACTGCATTTTTGTGTTTATGTGAACTTGCTGCGCTAGTTTGCTTTCTAAATAGCCTTGGTTAAAATGGATTTTTCCAGAAAAGTATTGTTCTTAGTCCTTTCTGGATTGGTCCCACCAATCTAGAACTATGGTTAATACATGTGTGTTAAATACAAACAGAACTATGCCATCAGGAGAAAAGTAGATGGATAAACTTTTTGGAATTGATGAAGCAGAGTCTTATTCTTCAACATGGATATTTGTTGGGCTGACCCATTGTTCTTCATACACAGCAACCCTTACAATTTGTATGTTAGCTCCTCCTTCATTAAACTCAATTGCATGCACAATCCGCAACCTCTTGTGGCAACCTTTAACAAGACACTAAAATACAAATGGGTGCCATAAGTTATCAATGGGTAAAACAGACAGCATTAAAAGAATCTCAAGACGCAAGAATCACAGGCATCTAGACACAAAATGGTATGCATACCTAATGGCCACAGGAGCCTCTTTCCAAATGGGATGTTGTAACTTGAAAATTGCATTTTTAGAGGACAAGTGGGTAATTACTATTATAATATGCATATATCTCCAGAAGACAAATTGGGACTTAGGAAGGgttctttttcctttaaaaaaatgCATACTTACCACTACCAGGCTAACACACCATAAGATGCATGTGCGTGACTCATGAATTTGCTATTTAGAGACCTGTATAATTCATTGTAAAACCTAGAAGTGACACATTCACTGCACATTGGGAAAAACTATAATGAGCAATAAAGCTgcataaaaggaaaaatatttgtttctctATAACAGGTAAAGAAACACAACCTCTCAAAAGAAGACATTCAACAGAAGATGGTTTTCAAGCAAGGATACAGTGTGTTGAATGGTTTTCAAGCAAGAATATGGTACCAGCCTAATTTTTATTGGGTCAACACTATAGCCTCTCGTGGTACTTTGCTTGGACAGTCAAAATGTCCGTCTAGCAAAGCCTAACCAGTAAAGTTATGGCATgcgaaaataaaagaaagacaTGGAATGCATCTTCcctacagtttttttttttaaaaaaaaagatgttctCGTATGGATCTGTGGATGCCAACAAGCAACTTAGGTTCCTGAGCATATAGAAAGAAGTGTTTTTATCATTGAAGTAACCCAAAACATGTGTATGTCGTCTTCgaaaaatgaaaaggaaaactTAATTGGAGTACGTACTTGCTCAAACTTATATGTTGGTGAAAGGAAGTATTTTGAATCATCGTATTCGCCAATTTCTATATCAACTGGACCTCTAGAGTATGATCCATCCTGAAAATGAAACGGACAGTGGTCAAAAGTGTAGGTAATGGACTACTCATAAACAAGAAGACATACGTGTAGCATTACTGAATTAAAATAGCAATGATGATAACCCAATTTTTCACAGAAGAATAGAGACCAGAGAATAATGCATTATTGCGCTTGAACAAGAATAAATAAACAAAGCATCAAAGTCATTTAACTTAAATGCACTGAGGAATGGACTGCTGATAGGTCTTCCATACAGATCTACATGTACAGTAGCTCTTACCATAGTATGGCATTAAATTCACAACTAGCTTCCTTTTCTCACACAAAATGCCATTTAACTGTGGAAGGTTGCCAGGAAATGGATTTTTATACCAAAATTTACAATTTAACAAATGAAGATCTTGCAGCCAACAAAAGTAACAAATTCCAGATTCTACAATACATAgtaaaatattattaatttccattcaaaaaatattaatgacaataaaaaatatgccATGGTTCTCAATGAGTAACAAATATAAAGGTTGCAGACAGGCAGATCACTAGAAGTATTTcagaaagacaaaaaaaatgggGGTGAAGAGTGAAGACAAAAGAATCCCACCTCAAAAATACGATTCCTGGCTCCACAGCAAAAGTTTCTTCATCAAGTACATCGCTCCTCTTAAGATCAAAAGACTCATATGCAGGCAAATCAACAGTTCTCTTCCCACTGGAAGTGTCCTGACTCCCACCATCATATGCTGCAATCAGTTCCTCAGCTTCCCTGAAGTGATTGATCTGAACCCAATTTGTCTTCCTTCGGATCTCTGACCCATGAACACTATCAAAAGACTTCTCAATGTGAGAAAGAGTGTAGCAATCATAAAGGTACTCCTCTTTGCTcccaactccaacaggctccaTCTCTGCTGTGATTGGCGAGAAGACAGATCCAACACCCTTCCATTGACCGCTTAAGCTACTAGCAAAGGTATCCAAAGAAGGCTTTATAACAGGTTCCTAAGGTTGAAAACTAACAATATCAGAAGTATGCACCAAATTGTTAGGAATTATAAACGTTAAATTGTTAAGTATACAATTTGGTGGGAATATGCTTTTCTCTCCAGCTTAATCTCCACTATTTCCGACTATATAAATCAGACCATCACTAACTAGCATGCCTTGAACCAAACTATCCGACCATCGAAAAATACAACAAATTCAAATTATGACAAAAGTGCACGCTGGAGGCCAAACTGCAGCAGCCATTGGCTAAAGCCTACATAAAATCGCTTTAAACTACTGATTGATGCGTATAACAAAAGCAATCGGTTGAATTTCGTAGGACGAACAGGACCCTCCAGTCCTCCACTATTCCTCTAAAATGGTAATACTAGAGACACTCAGACAGTGTCAGACACGTATACACCCTACAGTTATAATCACTGCAACTAGACGTTCTGGACTTCTGGACAGATTGATAGTAGCATGAATACCTGAGTTTGGAGCACGGTCTCGACCTCCACGAGCATAGCGCCGGACACCATAACCCTCGAGCCCGCAtccttccccttcctcctccccggaggcggcggcggcggcaggtggCGTCCGCCCGGGTGCCTCCTGCGGCGCTGCTTCGGGGCCCGGGCCACCTCCTTGGCGGCGCGGTCGTTATCGACGCTCCAGACGTTCTCCTTCCCCCTCGGCGACGCCTTGCCGCCCCCGGCGGAGCTCGAGACGGAAGCCCTaggcggcgcggcgcgggggGAGAAGGCGCGGAGGCGGGGCACGGGGAGGgtgaggccgccgccgccgctgcatgCGCCCAGGCACGGCGGCTGCATGCTTTGCTGCTAGTTGCTCGATCGATGGGCGCGTGAGCGGTTTCTCGGTGAGTGTGAAGAAGCTGCGCGCCTGCGCGAGGGGGAAATTGGCTTGGGGATAGTGCCTCCGAGAACGCAGTGAGATTGACATGCGGGACCCCCAGTGCGCAAGCCTCATCTACGTGGAAAgatacatttcttttttttcttttttttttcgcgCGGAGAAAAGCGTCTTTTCGATATACGCCTTTTGCCTCTCGGAGAGAAATACGCTTTCTTAGGTCTAGAAAGCAATCTATACCTTCTCAGATTAGAAGATGGAACGGTACGCAAGTGGCTATACAAGGCACGGAAGAAAATTGCACAAATAGCAAGCATTTATAAGTTCTCTCAAATAATTAAGAGCTCCGTATTTCATGGAAGCAATCATACAAGTATAGCCCAAAGAGAAGACCACGTCATTTCTTTCCCAATACAAATCTCATTTTTCAGTCATTACATCATTATTACTTATAGACTAATATGCAATAAATAAGAGTAAGATGATTATTTTACattttatcttaatatttatgaCTAAGTCTAAAACGTCATGTATTGTGAGATAGAAGAGTAACAAACTAAAAGTTATCATGGCCAACACTCATTTATGAATAAGTTGTAAATTTTCACTTATTTCTTCTACCTCAGATCACAAGATCTTGAACTACTACCACTAGAGACTGGGAGGACTCTGAGGGTATCCAAGGTGTGCACTGGGGTAGAGGGGCTACCCCTTGCCCTACTGGATCCACCCTTGGTATGAGTCCAAGTAATTTCTGATATTTCTATCATCTGCAAGCTATTTCTGACAATTCTATCGTCTGCATCAATCCATCTTTAAAAATCCCGATGATGATCGAGACTCACGCCTAAAGGAATCCTAAATCTAATGGGAAGATACGAAAATTAGGACCGGATTTTCTTGACTTGGCCTAGCGCTTCCCACCACCATTATTTGTGGCCCCTCTACTTCTCTACCTATGATAATCTCACTAGCGGTGAGAGGAGCGAGGTCCTGTGTTTCTCATAGATCTACTAGTATGATCTATTTTCTCTCAATTAAAATTATGATGTGCTAAAATTTCTCATAATGGTTGCGGTGGTACGACAATCATGTAGAATTGGATTCTCCACCTCTTCTCTGACAATGATAGCATCATCGATGGTGGCGACTCCGGTGAAGCGCATGGTAGGTTAGTTTTTCTCCATCTCTTTGTGGTATAGTGGGAGAATTTCATCGTCCTTCGTTATGTTTCCAAGCTATTGGATTCGATGAATCCGTGGAAGATTGTGCTagatttgatcatttaactctTTCGACGAGTGCACCGTCGATGTTCATTCAGAGTCTCATATGCATTTTGTAAGTGGATTTGAGGTGTTTGCTATTGCAGCGATCCAATGGTTATGGTTTCTCATCAAAGTTGGTACAAGGTTTAAACTTTGGTTCAATGATATGCTTTGCTGCTATTGCGAGGTGAAGTGAAGAACGGTGAAGATTATGAGAGGTGAACAAGAGAACTTGGTTGTGTTGTCTCTataatttctttatttctcaGGTACGGATGTATTTATTTCAGGTTTAATACAACTCGAGTCcttttgaaggaaaaaaactaACAGGAAGACGCACTGTGCCGCTTGGCGACCAATCCTAGCTCCATCACAGTGCTCGTGCTCCAACTACGCCGCGAATGCTTGGTTTGGTGATTATGGCACGTCCACTGCTTACGGCGGTTGGCCCAGTCCTGTCAAACAGCTCTCGGTAGCTTACGCGAGATCACTGCGCGTACCACGGTTTGGTCAGGAAAACGACATCTATTCAATGCAATAGAGCTCTGTTCTCCGGTAACCTACGAGAATTCTCTTATTAGAGAATAAATATAAAGAATTTTGATCTTCACGAATTTATATAGGACGAGAACGAGAAGACACTTCCGTCTCTGTTCCTCATTATATCATAATATCACACATATACttgtttttatatatatataaacattatattacacggtgaaaataataaattactcttatatttttttaacctaCGATATTTAACTCATCTCATTTAATTACCCTCATATATATTAATAAGTTACTTATTTATATTACAAACACattattaatatatagaaataatcaactataatttaattttacatCCCATTAAAGACTGACTCTCGCAAAATTCTCCATAAAAATAAGTATGAAAAAACTTCACCGATAACTAAATAAGgacgaaaataaaaaaaacattctcCGACCAAAATTGGTCCGTTGTCATCCCTAATTCAATCTAATTGTTAGGAGCCGGAGGAGGGCTTCAATTTTTCCCGGGCTCATTCATTCCGGCCGATCAGTGACTAACCACTCCCCATGCCACCGACAGTGCTAATGCTAAGCCTATCACTATCAGCGCCAACCAGACCAAATATAGCTGCACAGATGTCTGCTTCTATGAACACCGCATGCAATGTTGCAGAAGTTGCTGTCAGAGTTCAGGCACGAGTGAATTAGTGTCGCTCGATGGTCAGGATCACCAGTGATTTTTGTCGCTTGATGATCATTTTGGCGATGCAAAAGCAGTACTAACAACAACCAAAGCAAATGCTATTTTGAAGCATCTATCGTACCATACCATGCATTGATGAAGGGCATATACCACAACAATGCGCCGCTATGATCAGAACAAAGTGTATTTTTTCTTGAAACGAACTAATGATCAGAATTGGTAGTCGGAGAGAATTCCAAACGAAAAAGAAGGCGgcctttcttcccttgcgaTGCAAGGCGCCCCAGGCCTCTCCAAATATTGTCAGCACTCTGCCATGTTACACTCGCCACTCGGTATCAGAAgggaaaaggaggaggaaaaaccACAGGCTCGAACGTGGCGGTGGTTGCACTAATGCATGGCTAATCATTGTACCACAGATATGAATCGAAGCGGCCCTAGTGTGATAACAGAAGGAGAAGCCTTATTGCGAGCGGTCTATCCAGGCTGTCCATGGAGACTCTATGTCCATGGAGACTCTATGCCTGGATCTAGTTTGCGAGTCCCTTTCAGGTTTAAGAGGCGAGGACGGAAGGAGGAGCCTTGGTGGTTAGAGCTGAAATTTATAAACGGTTGTTTGACAGAGTTCTCgctaattttattttataagtTAATATGTAAGCTCAGCTAAATAAGTTTTTAATCAGTTAAGATTATATTTGACAGGACTCTAGCTCCCagttttattttagatttgatGTTTATAagttaatataaaataatttaaatatatattttcaattctAGAATGTAAATAGGATGATTTACTTAAACATTTCTTATATACCATCAACTACAGCTCTATAAATTTTTAGATGTAAGAATAacctgtttaaaaaaaatagaactaaaactctaccaaacataaTTAAATCACCACCGTCCTATATACAAGGTGCTTGTTTaacaaagaagataatttgtacAAACTTCATGCGGCAATACATTCATAAATATCGGTGCATGAGTACCGAAAGCAGCGATTACCTATCAAATCTGTACGTATACGCATGCATGGCTGGATGATAGCTACTGCCCTCGTACTGTATAGATACGCGCGGCGTGTACGTACTGAATTGCTGCCCTACACCATAAGTATAAACTGAGCCCCACTGAGCTGTAAGATGGCTCGTTTTCTCTTAGTTTCGAGCTTTCACTGTCCGTTCTGTTTTATACACACGATCAGCAAAGCACACTATATATGGAACATCACTCGAGCTCTCGCTCCATTGCTCAGGTCAGAAACACAGAGCCGcggcaagagagagagagagagcttctCTGCCAAGAGGAAGCCAAGGGGGAAGAGTTCAAGAAGGAGCCGGGCAGAATGGCTCTGGCTCCCCtcgtcctctccctcctcctcgtctcCTGCGCCGCGCAGTCCCCGGCCTCATCACCGTCGGCCTCGAACGCTCCTCCGGTCAGCGCCTGGTCGCCTCAAGCCTCTGTTGCGCCACCAACAACGGCAGCCTCAGCGCCGCAGGTCTCTACCGCGCCGCCAACAGCAGCAGCCTCGGCGCCGCAGGTCTCTACCGCGCCGCCAACAGCAGCAGCCTCGGCGCCGCAGGTCTCTGCCGCGCCACCAACAACAGTAGCGGCCTCGGCGCCGCTGGCCTCTGCCGCGCCGCCAACCACAGCCGTCTCGGCGCCGCAGGTCTCTGCCGCACCTCCAACGACGGCCGCCTCGGCACCCCAGGTCTCTGCCGCGCCGCCAACCGCAGCCGCCTCGGCGCCGCAGGTCTCTGCCGCACCTCCAACAACGGTCGCCTCGGCACCCCAGGTCTCTGCCGCGCCGCCTACCACAGTTGCCTCGGCGCCGCAGGTCTCTGCCGCACCTCCAACGACGGCCGCCTCGGCACCCCAGGTCTCGGCCGCACCTCCAACCACGGTCGCCTCGGCACCGCAGGTCTCTGCCGCACCGCCCACTACCGCCACCTCGCCGTCACAAGCCTCTGCGGCGCCACCGACCACAGCTGCCTCTCCCCAGCTGGCTGCTACGTCACCTCCGGTTTCCTCTCCGCCACTAGCTGCCACGTCTCCCGTCTCTGCGCCCCCTACGGCAGTGACTGCTCTTCCTCCAGCCATGCCACCAGCGACGCTTCCTCCGGCCATCCTGCCGCCGGCATTGGCTCCATCGCCACTTCTCGCTGCCCCAGTCATGCCGCCCATCGCACCGCCGATCACGGCTCCCGTGCCAGCTCCCGTGTCCCCTGCTCCGAGCGTCGCCCCGACTCCGTCGCCCACGATGGCTCCGACTCCGTCACCCACGATGGCCCCGACTCCGTCACCCACGATGGCCCCGACTCCGTCGCCCATGATGGCTCCGGAGCTGTCACCCACGATGGCGCCGGAGCTGTCTCCGCTCAGCTCGGTGTCGGTGAGCCCTTCCCTGGCGCCAGGGCCGGCGCTCGCTCAGGAGGACGAGTCGGCGGCGCCGAGCGCATGCACCGGAGTCGCCGCTCTGGTCGCGTTGGCGGCTGCAGGGCTCGTGGTCTTGTTTTAAGTAGGGTTGCGTTTACCATTACTTCCCTACTGCCGTCACACGATCGTATTATCTTTTTGGTGTTTATGGTTGCATGTATGACTCTTGCTGTATAACACATTGATAATTTACTTCTATTTCTGAATGGATGCTGGAGCTTCTTTCGCTTTGTTGAGAGAGTTTTTGCATGTATCTCTATTCTCCGATGCGTCACGCACCGGTCCCTGTTGCTTGTCACTTGTCAAATGCATCCTCATGCCGCGCTTTTGTACGCTTGTTGTCACGTTAACGCAATTGAAGATGCCTGGATTAATCTCTTCGTAAATGTCAGTGAGGATGCACAACGGCAGAAGGATGGAGAACTCCGTAACAGTGGGTAACTGATAGTAGATCGCAGGGTTTTCTGTCTAGATCTACACACTTATCGTGAAAAACGATAGGAACTTTTACCAGGTACTGACAAAGGTACCAAGAATCGCAACGCATGTACGTGTAGTCCAGTAGAATACACACGGCCCGTGCATCCGCCACTGCAGAAGCATGTGAAAGTTTGTATCAGAGGCGACATCTGTAGGGACACTGCACCCAACAAATTCAGTGGACAAGGGCAGGCCGTGCATTCGCTGCTCACACAAAGCCGACGAAACAGAGGAAGTCCTACGATGACATCCTGAAATCATTCGCCAGCTGCAAcccatcaaaattcaaatttgttcATTTCGCACAGCAACTGGCATATGTCGCGTAATTCAACATGCCACCGGAAAAGCTACTTCACCAAAGAAATCATAAACGCGTGCACCGACATGAATCGGCTCAGGAACTCGACTACTCGAGAAGGGGAGGGCAAGTGGAAAACATAGGAACGCAGGTGCCAATGCGCCATCTTGAATCGCACGGTAGAATACACAAAGCCCGTGGAAAGCGTGTGGGTAAGCCTTAGGCTAGCTCGTTCAAATTTAGactaaatctaaaaaaatactgTTTTTATAGTAAACACAAGAGTAATTTGTGCCTATGGCCTGGACTGAAGTCTAGACTGCTATGAGATCGTCTTTGTATGAATCCTGAGCAGCTGGGGAGAGAT
This genomic window from Phragmites australis chromosome 7, lpPhrAust1.1, whole genome shotgun sequence contains:
- the LOC133924687 gene encoding uncharacterized protein LOC133924687: MQPPCLGACSGGGGLTLPVPRLRAFSPRAAPPRASVSSSAGGGKASPRGKENVWSVDNDRAAKEVARAPKQRRRRHPGGRHLPPPPPPGRRKGKDAGSRVMVSGAMLVEVETVLQTQEPVIKPSLDTFASSLSGQWKGVGSVFSPITAEMEPVGVGSKEEYLYDCYTLSHIEKSFDSVHGSEIRRKTNWVQINHFREAEELIAAYDGGSQDTSSGKRTVDLPAYESFDLKRSDVLDEETFAVEPGIVFFQDGSYSRGPVDIEIGEYDDSKYFLSPTYKFEQCLVKGCHKRLRIVHAIEFNEGGANIQIVRVAVYEEQWVSPTNIHVEDDTTINLKPFSQRNRTKPSELTGSWKVYEVSATPIFSDEMQELEGGAFFVYLCMETVKKRTMPESSVFFGEEELLDMQDVTVLWLPGGVTAYVDIDKDGVLCIGVGWYSEEGINLVMEKDYGTDGRLREVRSKTEVKRR
- the LOC133924688 gene encoding vegetative cell wall protein gp1-like: MEHHSSSRSIAQVRNTEPRQERERELLCQEEAKGEEFKKEPGRMALAPLVLSLLLVSCAAQSPASSPSASNAPPVSAWSPQASVAPPTTAASAPQVSTAPPTAAASAPQVSTAPPTAAASAPQVSAAPPTTVAASAPLASAAPPTTAVSAPQVSAAPPTTAASAPQVSAAPPTAAASAPQVSAAPPTTVASAPQVSAAPPTTVASAPQVSAAPPTTAASAPQVSAAPPTTVASAPQVSAAPPTTATSPSQASAAPPTTAASPQLAATSPPVSSPPLAATSPVSAPPTAVTALPPAMPPATLPPAILPPALAPSPLLAAPVMPPIAPPITAPVPAPVSPAPSVAPTPSPTMAPTPSPTMAPTPSPTMAPTPSPMMAPELSPTMAPELSPLSSVSVSPSLAPGPALAQEDESAAPSACTGVAALVALAAAGLVVLF